Proteins encoded in a region of the Populus nigra chromosome 3, ddPopNigr1.1, whole genome shotgun sequence genome:
- the LOC133689136 gene encoding vestitone reductase-like: MEGEKGRVCVTGGTGFVASWLIMKLLEQGYSVNTTVRPHPEHKRDVSFLTSLPGGSERLEIFHADLSEPSGFDVAIKGCIGVFHVASPTLDFGNGEPEEVVIQRATDGTLGILKACLNSKTVKRVVLTSSASAVAFNGSGVEMMDEAYWSDVDYIKASNLPIGPYFISKTLTEKRALEFAQEHGLDLVTLAPTYIHGPFICPNMPSSVRISLAMVLGDRENYGLLINTPMVHIDDVARAHIFLLEYPEAKGRYICSKDTITIEEMSEFLSAKYPEHSIPTLEYLKDVEGLKTSGLSSKKLVDSGFKFRYGLEEMFDGAIQCCKEKGLL; encoded by the exons atggaaggAGAGAAAGGCAGAGTATGTGTTACAGGGGGGACTGGGTTCGTAGCCTCGTGGCTGATCATGAAGCTCCTGGAGCAAGGCTACTCTGTTAACACGACTGTTAGACCTCACCCAG AACACAAGAGGGACGTTAGCTTCCTGACGAGTCTACCAGGAGGATCAGAGAGGCTAGAAATCTTCCATGCAGATTTAAGTGAACCCAGCGGCTTTGACGTGGCTATTAAAGGATGTATTGGTGTCTTTCATGTAGCTTCCCCAACTCTAGATTTTGGAAATGGAGAACCTGAGGAAGTAGTTATCCAACGAGCAACTGATGGAACATTAGGAATCTTGAAGGCTTGCTTGAACTCAAAGACAGTGAAGCGAGTTGTGTTGACTTCTAGTGCATCAGCGGTAGCTTTTAATGGCAGTGGTGTGGAGATGATGGATGAAGCTTACTGGAGCGATGTTGATTATATTAAAGCCTCAAACTTGCCCATAGGCCCTTACTTTATTTCCAAAACTTTAACGGAGAAAAGAGCTCTTGAATTCGCACAAGAACATGGATTGGACCTTGTAACTTTAGCCCCAACCTACATTCATGGCCCCTTCATCTGTCCAAACATGCCTTCTTCAGTTCGCATTTCCTTGGCTATGGTGCTGG GTGATCGGGAGAATTACGGGTTACTCATTAACACACCCATGGTACACATTGATGATGTGGCTAGGGCACATATTTTCCTCCTTGAATATCCTGAAGCAAAAGGGAGGTATATTTGTTCTAAAGACACTATAACAATTGAAGAGATGTCTGAATTTCTTTCTGCCAAGTATCCTGAGCACTCAATACCAACATTAGA ATATTTAAAGGATGTTGAAGGCCTTAAAACCTCTGGTCTATCCTCGAAGAAACTAGTCGATTCTGGTTTCAAATTTAGGTATGGGCTTGAAGAGATGTTTGACGGGGCCATTCAATGCTGCAAAGAAAAGGGTCTTCTCTAG
- the LOC133687849 gene encoding probable protein S-acyltransferase 16 isoform X1, protein MKRPLSFSLPVTVVVLAILYIYLSTIFVFIDRWFGLMSSPGIMNAVVFTALALMSVFNYAIAILTDPGRVPPSFMPDVEDSDNPVHEIKRKGGDLRFCQKCSHFKPPRAHHCRVCRRCVLRMDHHCIWISNCVGHANYKVFFVFVAYAVIACIYSLVLLVGSLTVDPQKDELQSGDSFRTIYVISGLLLVPLSAALGVLLGWHVYLILQNKTTIEYHEGVRAMWLAEKGGHVYKHPYDVGAYENLTTVLGPSIFCWVCPTSGHIGSGLRFRTAYDSAYDSMAGASVR, encoded by the exons ATGAAGCGACCCCTCAGCTTCTCCCTTCCGGTAACCGTCGTCGTTTTAGCCATACTTTACATTTACTTGTCCACGATCTTTGTTTTTATAGACCGTTGGTTCGGTCTCATGTCTTCCCCAGGCATCATGAACGCCGTCGTTTTCACAGCTCTTGCTCTCATGTCTGTTTTTAACTATGCCATCGCTATCTTGACGGATCCGGGACGGGTCCCTCCCTCTTTCATGCCCGATGTCGAAGACTCTGATAACCCAGTCCACGAGATCAAACGCAAA GGAGGAGACTTGAGATTTTGCCAGAAGTGTTCTCACTTCAAGCCTCCACGTGCTCATCATTGCCGTGTTTGCAGAAGATGCGTGTTGCGAATG GACCATCATTGCATTTGGATAAGTAATTGTGTGGGCCACGCAAACTATAAGGTCTTCTTCGTCTTCGTTGCGTATGCTGTAATAGCATGCATCTACTCCCTG GTCTTGCTTGTTGGTAGTCTAACTGTTGACCCTCAAAAGGATGAGCTGCAAAGTGGTGACTCTTTCAGAACCATATAT GTCATTTCTGGGCTGTTGCTAGTTCCGTTAAGTGCAGCACTTGGTGTTCTTTTGGGTTGGCATGTGTACCTCATTTTGCAAAACAAAACCACTATCGAG TACCATGAAGGGGTGAGAGCTATGTGGCTAGCAGAGAAAGGAGGGCATGTCTATAAGCACCCATATGATGTGGGCGCTTATGAAAATCTGACAACA GTCTTGGGTCCAAGTATCTTCTGCTGGGTGTGCCCAACATCAGGACATATTGGTTCAGGTCTCCGCTTCCGTACAGCCTATGATAGTGCCTATGATAGTATGGCCGGTGCGTCCGTGAGATAA
- the LOC133688261 gene encoding protein FAR-RED-ELONGATED HYPOCOTYL 1-LIKE, with amino-acid sequence MDEDSDDPSEINSFQFKEAPNSKLFCLNKKRKLQDEQLGLPISKHKCWNHRLPLETSTICEENQEEKGLITHIIKENAERRAIDEGSDPESAKDSNSFVGDSDSTMSVSGEAKLEMEVSKIWSPDMPSTSSYNWGNSLKDTQYSPDNAAAPRHAGKEELVFVEGEDDHCCHYEGLQVYQNLEESILEIESPLNYSCSEFGTDNIDPCTDKEVDDILYSNELNLNGHVLSSEGWAVNQDAQSGPRKPTIDQEFEQYFSMLML; translated from the exons ATGGATGAAGATAGCGATGACCCATCTGAGATTAACAG CTTCCAGTTCAAAGAAGCACCCAACTCCAAATTGTTTTGcttaaacaagaaaaggaagttGCAGGATGAGCAATTAGGCTTGCCCATTTCAAAGCATAAATGCTGGAATCATCGCTTACCTCTCGAAACTTCCACAATATGtgaagaaaatcaagaagagAAAGGCTTAATCACACACATAATCAAGGAAAATGCTGAAAGACGGGCCATTGATGAAGGATCAGATCCTGAATCAGCTAAAGATAGCAATAGCTTTGTTGGAGATTCTGACTCTACCATGTCTGTGTCTGGCGAAGCTAAATTGGAGATGGAGGTTTCAAAGATATGGTCACCCGACATGCCCTCAACTTCATCATATAACTGGGGCAATAGTCTCAAGGATACACAATATTCTCCAGACAATGCTGCAGCTCCAAGACATGCTGGAAAAGAGGAATTGGTGTTTGTGGAAGGGGAGGATGATCACTGCTGTCATTATGAGGGACTACAAGTATATCAGAATCTTGAAGAGTCCATCCTAGAAATTGAAAGCCCTTTAAATTACAGTTGCTCTGAGTTTGGGACCGACAACATTGACCCATGTACAGATAAAGAAGTTGATGACATTCTCTATTCCAATGAGTTGAATCTAAATGGGCATGTCCTTTCATCTGAGGGATGGGCCGTCAACCAAG ATGCTCAATCAGGCCCCAGAAAACCAACCATTGATCAAGAATTTGAGCAGTACTTTTCCATGCTTATGCTGTAA
- the LOC133687849 gene encoding probable protein S-acyltransferase 16 isoform X2, translating into MNAVVFTALALMSVFNYAIAILTDPGRVPPSFMPDVEDSDNPVHEIKRKGGDLRFCQKCSHFKPPRAHHCRVCRRCVLRMDHHCIWISNCVGHANYKVFFVFVAYAVIACIYSLVLLVGSLTVDPQKDELQSGDSFRTIYVISGLLLVPLSAALGVLLGWHVYLILQNKTTIEYHEGVRAMWLAEKGGHVYKHPYDVGAYENLTTVLGPSIFCWVCPTSGHIGSGLRFRTAYDSAYDSMAGASVR; encoded by the exons ATGAACGCCGTCGTTTTCACAGCTCTTGCTCTCATGTCTGTTTTTAACTATGCCATCGCTATCTTGACGGATCCGGGACGGGTCCCTCCCTCTTTCATGCCCGATGTCGAAGACTCTGATAACCCAGTCCACGAGATCAAACGCAAA GGAGGAGACTTGAGATTTTGCCAGAAGTGTTCTCACTTCAAGCCTCCACGTGCTCATCATTGCCGTGTTTGCAGAAGATGCGTGTTGCGAATG GACCATCATTGCATTTGGATAAGTAATTGTGTGGGCCACGCAAACTATAAGGTCTTCTTCGTCTTCGTTGCGTATGCTGTAATAGCATGCATCTACTCCCTG GTCTTGCTTGTTGGTAGTCTAACTGTTGACCCTCAAAAGGATGAGCTGCAAAGTGGTGACTCTTTCAGAACCATATAT GTCATTTCTGGGCTGTTGCTAGTTCCGTTAAGTGCAGCACTTGGTGTTCTTTTGGGTTGGCATGTGTACCTCATTTTGCAAAACAAAACCACTATCGAG TACCATGAAGGGGTGAGAGCTATGTGGCTAGCAGAGAAAGGAGGGCATGTCTATAAGCACCCATATGATGTGGGCGCTTATGAAAATCTGACAACA GTCTTGGGTCCAAGTATCTTCTGCTGGGTGTGCCCAACATCAGGACATATTGGTTCAGGTCTCCGCTTCCGTACAGCCTATGATAGTGCCTATGATAGTATGGCCGGTGCGTCCGTGAGATAA